A genomic stretch from Dissulfurispira thermophila includes:
- a CDS encoding IS4 family transposase has product MNKFSSIFGQILQIFSKSEFYEAVRETKADKGVKGFSCWGQFVAMLFCQLGQAHSLREITGGLATCMGKLRHLGIEEAPKRSTLSYANNHRPWQMYERVFYTLLDKCKGLAQGKKKFRFKNKLFSLDSTIIELCASLFNWAKFRQTKGAVKLHLLLDHEGYLPVFANITEGRVHEVNIARRLSFPKGSIIVIDRGYVDYGLFAKWTEEGIYFVTRQKDNARFRVIRDNPIPERGKILRDSVIEFEGFYAKEDFPYQLRRIEVWDDTKGEVIVLLTNHLEFGPTTLAAIYKDRWQIEVFFKTIKQNLKIKTFVGTTPNAVMTQIWTALIAILALKYLKFRSTFGWSLSNLVALLRYNLFTYRDLWEWLNKPFETLPILYPKKSCDFLGTPIVPDVEQLPLRGI; this is encoded by the coding sequence ATGAATAAGTTTAGCAGTATTTTTGGACAGATTCTACAGATATTTTCAAAGAGTGAGTTTTATGAGGCGGTGAGAGAGACGAAGGCTGATAAAGGGGTAAAGGGATTTAGTTGTTGGGGGCAATTTGTAGCAATGTTATTTTGCCAATTAGGGCAGGCTCATTCATTAAGGGAGATAACAGGAGGGCTTGCAACCTGTATGGGCAAGCTGAGGCATTTAGGGATTGAAGAGGCTCCAAAACGCTCCACCCTTTCCTATGCCAACAATCACAGGCCCTGGCAAATGTATGAGAGGGTATTTTATACATTGCTTGATAAATGCAAAGGTCTTGCACAGGGAAAGAAGAAGTTCAGGTTTAAGAACAAGCTATTCAGTCTTGATTCGACAATAATAGAACTCTGTGCAAGCCTGTTTAACTGGGCAAAATTCAGGCAGACTAAAGGAGCGGTGAAACTCCATCTCTTATTAGACCATGAGGGGTATCTTCCAGTCTTTGCCAATATAACAGAGGGTAGAGTTCATGAAGTAAATATAGCGAGGAGACTCTCTTTTCCGAAAGGTTCAATAATTGTTATTGATAGGGGATATGTAGACTACGGGCTTTTTGCGAAGTGGACAGAGGAAGGGATTTATTTTGTAACAAGACAGAAGGACAATGCCAGATTCAGGGTTATTAGAGACAATCCTATACCTGAAAGGGGCAAGATACTCAGGGACTCAGTGATAGAATTTGAGGGATTTTATGCGAAAGAGGATTTTCCCTATCAATTAAGGAGAATAGAGGTGTGGGATGACACAAAGGGGGAGGTTATAGTCCTTCTTACAAATCATCTTGAATTCGGACCGACGACATTAGCTGCCATATACAAAGACAGGTGGCAGATAGAGGTATTCTTTAAGACAATAAAGCAGAATCTGAAGATAAAGACATTTGTGGGGACAACCCCAAATGCAGTGATGACACAGATTTGGACAGCATTGATAGCGATATTAGCCCTTAAGTATCTGAAGTTTCGTTCTACCTTTGGATGGTCATTGAGCAATCTTGTTGCTTTATTGAGGTATAATCTCTTTACATACAGGGATTTATGGGAATGGCTCAATAAACCCTTTGAGACCTTACCTATTCTGTACCCCAAAAAATCTTGCGATTTTTTGGGGACCCCTATTGTGCCTGATGTAGAGCAACTTCCTTTAAGGGGTATTTAA
- a CDS encoding PD-(D/E)XK nuclease superfamily protein produces the protein MKAGGFGGGNTLTGLHFERKVDFQELIRTIPGYELKKVPHKAGLGLFFEGRLVARCFRKHDFYRFLEEKGIKWNNIISKKLLPDDALLVIVRETLFIIEVKYQQVAGSVDEKLQTCDFKRKQYLKLVSPLGIKVEYVYVLSDWFKKSEYRDVLDYIHSHCCPK, from the coding sequence ATGAAAGCGGGAGGTTTTGGGGGAGGTAATACCCTCACAGGTTTGCATTTCGAACGAAAAGTTGATTTTCAGGAACTTATTAGGACAATACCTGGCTATGAATTGAAGAAGGTCCCTCACAAAGCAGGTCTTGGTCTATTTTTTGAGGGACGACTCGTTGCAAGATGTTTCAGAAAACATGATTTTTATCGTTTTTTGGAAGAAAAGGGTATTAAATGGAATAATATAATCTCAAAAAAATTATTGCCCGACGATGCTCTGCTGGTAATTGTGCGAGAAACTTTATTTATTATTGAAGTCAAATACCAGCAAGTTGCTGGCTCGGTAGATGAAAAATTGCAAACATGTGATTTCAAGCGTAAACAGTATTTAAAACTGGTATCCCCTCTCGGCATTAAAGTAGAGTATGTTTATGTGCTTAGTGATTGGTTTAAAAAGTCTGAGTACAGAGATGTGTTGGATTATATTCATAGTCACTGCTGTCCAAAATAA
- a CDS encoding DNA-methyltransferase, translated as MFYNNPEYSVRLLKGNCIEILNQARENSVDMIFADPPYFLSNGGITCHAGRMVSVNKGKWDRSKGVEENHKFTLQWLKACQRVLKPNGTIWVSGTTHIIYSAGFAMQELGFKILNDIIWFKRNAPPNLSCRYFTHSTEIVLWAAKNARSRHYFDYQLMKKMNQGRQMRNVWEISAPSAKEKKFGKHPTQKPLELLKRIILASTKEGDLVVDPFCGSSTTGVAAVLLNRKYVGIDLEDEYLELSRKRIEDAICERQLCLVTEGYKK; from the coding sequence ATCTTTTACAACAATCCAGAATATTCAGTGAGACTTCTTAAAGGTAATTGTATAGAGATACTTAATCAGGCAAGGGAAAATAGTGTTGATATGATTTTTGCTGACCCGCCCTATTTTCTTTCTAATGGAGGAATTACCTGTCATGCAGGCAGGATGGTTTCTGTTAATAAAGGCAAATGGGATAGATCAAAAGGTGTTGAAGAGAATCATAAATTCACTCTTCAGTGGCTCAAAGCCTGTCAGCGAGTCCTTAAACCGAATGGAACGATATGGGTCTCTGGAACGACGCATATAATCTATTCTGCTGGCTTTGCCATGCAAGAGCTTGGATTTAAGATTTTGAATGACATTATATGGTTTAAGAGAAATGCACCGCCAAATCTCTCATGCAGGTATTTTACTCATTCAACGGAAATCGTTTTATGGGCTGCAAAGAACGCAAGGAGCAGGCATTATTTTGATTATCAGTTAATGAAAAAGATGAATCAGGGCAGACAGATGCGTAATGTCTGGGAAATCTCTGCACCTTCTGCTAAGGAGAAAAAGTTTGGCAAACATCCAACTCAAAAACCTTTGGAACTTTTGAAAAGAATTATCCTTGCCTCTACAAAAGAAGGCGATTTAGTGGTTGACCCATTCTGTGGCAGTTCAACAACGGGTGTGGCAGCAGTTTTGCTTAATAGAAAATATGTGGGAATTGATCTGGAGGATGAATATCTCGAACTATCAAGAAAAAGAATAGAGGATGCGATTTGCGAAAGACAGCTGTGCTTAGTTACTGAGGGTTACAAGAAATGA
- a CDS encoding DUF2155 domain-containing protein encodes MKIMKVIAVGFVLLIMVVGCKKKEEQPVPKTPIGQAPMSAPMQPSMSPHGTTGSKVEKKILVPDSVKAKWGKVKFTIEDKTTKKSSEYTVNIGSEFKVPNTNLKIVVGEFLPDFRMDETTITSASDMPNNPAVRVEVFEAGKTIFKGWLYSKFPTIHPFEHERYGITLKEGVKG; translated from the coding sequence ATGAAAATTATGAAGGTTATTGCTGTCGGATTTGTATTGTTGATAATGGTTGTTGGCTGTAAGAAAAAAGAAGAACAGCCAGTTCCTAAAACACCGATAGGGCAGGCTCCTATGTCAGCACCAATGCAGCCATCGATGTCCCCTCATGGAACTACTGGTAGTAAGGTTGAGAAAAAGATTTTAGTGCCTGATAGTGTTAAGGCAAAATGGGGTAAGGTAAAATTTACTATTGAAGATAAGACAACTAAAAAGAGCAGTGAATATACAGTGAATATTGGCTCTGAATTCAAAGTTCCAAACACAAATTTAAAAATAGTTGTGGGTGAGTTTCTGCCTGATTTTAGAATGGATGAGACCACGATTACATCGGCAAGCGATATGCCTAACAATCCAGCAGTGAGGGTTGAGGTGTTTGAGGCTGGGAAAACTATCTTTAAAGGATGGCTTTATTCAAAGTTTCCGACAATTCATCCATTCGAACACGAAAGGTATGGCATTACACTGAAAGAAGGGGTAAAAGGATAG
- a CDS encoding type I restriction enzyme HsdR N-terminal domain-containing protein: protein MSIYIPLGKIPSSPQERKELLAQQVEMDEYLSHIGLTQVQRRVVDFLISHKGYSNEDIEVNREFKIDLLDASFNARADIALKIEGKIFCIIKCVMNSLESWERHSIAFGRVVESYQIPYAIITDSENARVLDVVEGKLISEGLDSIPSRTDARKFINEKAFSPYSKEKAEREKRILYAFDAIGCSTNLD from the coding sequence ATGTCAATTTATATTCCATTGGGTAAAATACCCTCGAGTCCGCAGGAAAGAAAGGAGTTGTTGGCTCAGCAGGTCGAAATGGATGAGTATTTATCACATATTGGGCTTACGCAGGTTCAGAGGAGGGTTGTTGATTTTCTGATTTCTCATAAAGGCTATAGTAATGAGGATATAGAAGTAAATAGAGAGTTTAAGATTGACCTATTAGATGCCTCTTTTAATGCACGGGCAGATATTGCCTTGAAAATAGAAGGAAAGATATTTTGCATTATAAAATGTGTCATGAATTCTCTTGAGTCATGGGAAAGACACTCGATAGCTTTTGGTCGTGTTGTTGAATCATACCAGATACCATATGCAATTATAACAGACAGCGAGAATGCTCGCGTGCTGGATGTTGTAGAGGGCAAGCTAATATCTGAGGGGCTTGATTCAATACCATCACGAACTGACGCAAGGAAATTTATTAATGAAAAAGCCTTTTCCCCATATTCGAAAGAAAAGGCAGAGAGGGAAAAAAGGATTCTTTATGCCTTTGATGCTATCGGTTGCTCAACTAATCTTGACTAA
- the pyrR gene encoding bifunctional pyr operon transcriptional regulator/uracil phosphoribosyltransferase PyrR, whose translation MIKELLNKKDIERIISRIAHEIIEKNKGTEGICIVGIQRGGVYLAKRLANKIKGIENVDITVGSLDISFYRDDIGIRKEQSIVRKTDIPCDITDKKIILVDDVLFTGRSIRAAMDALMDFGRPAQIQLAVLIDRGHRELPIRADYVGKNIPTSILENIEVQFEEEGLEDKVILMQNV comes from the coding sequence ATGATTAAAGAACTTTTAAATAAAAAGGATATAGAAAGGATTATTTCGAGGATTGCGCATGAAATAATCGAAAAAAATAAGGGTACAGAAGGTATCTGTATTGTGGGAATACAACGGGGTGGTGTTTATCTTGCAAAAAGGCTTGCAAACAAAATAAAGGGCATCGAGAATGTAGATATTACAGTAGGCTCTCTTGATATATCTTTTTACAGGGATGATATAGGAATAAGAAAAGAACAGTCTATTGTAAGAAAGACCGATATCCCATGTGATATAACTGATAAAAAAATAATCCTTGTTGATGATGTCCTTTTTACTGGACGCTCAATAAGGGCTGCTATGGATGCATTGATGGATTTTGGCAGGCCTGCGCAGATACAGCTTGCAGTATTGATTGACAGAGGTCATAGGGAATTGCCTATAAGGGCAGATTATGTTGGGAAGAATATTCCCACATCAATATTGGAAAATATAGAGGTTCAGTTTGAAGAAGAGGGACTTGAGGATAAGGTAATATTAATGCAAAATGTATGA
- a CDS encoding aspartate carbamoyltransferase catalytic subunit, giving the protein MKDLVGIKELSKDKIKLILDTASSFKDVLKRDIKKVPALRGKTVVNLFFEPSTRTKTSFELAEKRLSMDVLNFSVPTSSVVKGESLFDTIKTIEAYGVDFIVIRHSSSGAPHFIARNVDASVINAGDGINEHPTQALLDAFSILERKGSLKGLNIAIVGDILHSRVAKSNIYLLSKFGANIRLIGPPTLVPEMTDYHIDVFYEMDEGLKDADVIMMLRIQMERQGKGFFPSTLEYFKNWGLDMRRLKLAKKDAIVMHPGPMNRGIEISSDVADSEQSIILEQVTNGLAVRMAVMYLLKKESENA; this is encoded by the coding sequence ATGAAAGATCTTGTTGGTATAAAGGAATTATCTAAAGACAAAATTAAGTTGATACTCGATACAGCCTCGTCATTTAAGGATGTTCTAAAAAGAGACATTAAAAAGGTTCCTGCCCTGAGAGGCAAGACTGTTGTAAACCTATTTTTTGAGCCATCAACAAGGACCAAGACATCTTTTGAGCTTGCTGAAAAGAGGCTGAGTATGGATGTGCTTAATTTCTCTGTGCCAACAAGCAGTGTTGTTAAAGGAGAAAGCCTTTTTGATACTATAAAGACAATAGAGGCATATGGTGTGGATTTTATTGTGATACGGCATTCTTCAAGTGGAGCACCTCATTTTATTGCAAGGAATGTAGATGCATCTGTTATTAATGCTGGGGATGGTATAAATGAACACCCAACACAGGCACTCCTTGATGCCTTTAGCATTCTCGAAAGGAAAGGCAGCCTTAAAGGACTTAATATTGCGATAGTTGGTGATATACTTCACAGCAGGGTGGCAAAATCTAATATATATCTTCTCTCGAAATTTGGTGCAAACATCAGACTCATAGGTCCACCAACACTTGTCCCTGAAATGACAGACTATCATATTGATGTCTTTTATGAAATGGATGAAGGTCTCAAAGATGCAGATGTTATTATGATGCTAAGGATCCAGATGGAAAGGCAGGGAAAGGGTTTCTTTCCATCTACTTTGGAATATTTCAAAAACTGGGGACTCGACATGAGAAGACTCAAACTTGCTAAAAAGGACGCAATAGTCATGCATCCGGGGCCGATGAATAGAGGCATTGAAATCAGTTCTGATGTGGCAGACTCAGAGCAGTCTATAATCCTCGAACAGGTGACAAACGGACTCGCTGTTAGAATGGCTGTCATGTATCTACTTAAGAAGGAAAGTGAAAATGCATAA
- a CDS encoding dihydroorotase: MHNSILIKNGHIIDPSQGIDSIGDILIEDRKIKEVRLQPNKRQGEVKVKGQIINADGLYVFPGIVDMHAHLREPGFEYKETIKTGTMAALKGGITSVCCMPNTNPVNDNRTVTEFILKKAYAEGSCYVYPIGAITKGQKGEELAEMGLMYEAGCIAFSDDGRPVVSTLLMRRALEYSKALNVPIISHCEDISLSDSGTMNEGSLSTKMGLKGITYAAEDIMVARDIILSELTGGKLHIAHVSTEGSVRLIREAKKRGINVTAETCPHYFTITEDAVANYNTNAKVNPPLRTQRDIEAIKEGLKDGTIDVIATDHAPHHGDEKLQEFDKAPSGISGFETAFSLSLKLVHDGVLSISQLIEKMSYTPARILGINAGTLKVGSQADLTIVDMNKEFKVEATKFLSKGKNTPFEGWILKGTSVMTICRGKVFDCQSFIGG, translated from the coding sequence ATGCATAACAGCATACTTATAAAAAACGGACATATCATAGACCCTTCTCAAGGAATTGACAGTATTGGAGATATACTGATTGAAGATAGGAAGATAAAAGAGGTCAGGCTTCAGCCTAATAAAAGACAGGGTGAGGTTAAGGTTAAGGGACAGATAATTAACGCTGATGGACTATATGTCTTCCCGGGCATTGTTGATATGCATGCCCATTTAAGAGAGCCAGGCTTTGAATACAAAGAAACAATAAAGACAGGCACAATGGCTGCTCTGAAAGGTGGCATTACATCTGTCTGCTGTATGCCAAATACAAATCCTGTCAATGATAACAGGACTGTTACAGAATTTATCTTGAAAAAGGCATATGCTGAAGGTTCATGTTATGTATATCCAATAGGTGCTATTACAAAAGGACAAAAAGGAGAAGAACTTGCTGAGATGGGCTTGATGTATGAGGCAGGCTGTATTGCTTTTTCTGATGATGGGAGGCCTGTTGTAAGTACTCTGCTAATGAGAAGGGCTTTGGAATACTCAAAGGCATTGAATGTGCCTATTATTTCCCATTGTGAGGACATAAGTCTTTCAGATAGTGGCACAATGAATGAGGGAAGTCTGTCAACAAAGATGGGGCTAAAGGGGATTACCTATGCTGCTGAAGATATAATGGTTGCAAGGGATATTATCCTCTCGGAGCTCACAGGGGGCAAGCTTCATATTGCCCATGTCTCGACAGAGGGGTCTGTAAGGCTTATAAGAGAAGCAAAGAAAAGAGGCATAAATGTAACCGCAGAAACTTGCCCTCATTATTTCACAATTACAGAGGATGCTGTAGCGAATTACAATACCAATGCAAAGGTCAATCCACCATTGAGAACACAAAGAGATATAGAGGCAATAAAGGAAGGGTTAAAGGATGGCACAATAGATGTTATAGCCACAGACCATGCTCCACATCATGGAGACGAAAAGCTTCAGGAGTTTGATAAGGCTCCTTCAGGCATATCAGGTTTTGAAACAGCATTTTCTTTATCTTTAAAACTTGTTCACGATGGTGTTTTATCTATTTCACAGCTTATAGAAAAAATGTCATATACCCCTGCAAGGATATTGGGCATAAATGCAGGAACACTGAAAGTTGGCAGTCAGGCTGATCTTACAATAGTAGATATGAATAAGGAGTTTAAAGTTGAGGCAACAAAATTCCTTTCAAAAGGTAAAAATACACCATTTGAGGGATGGATTTTAAAGGGTACGTCTGTGATGACAATATGCAGGGGAAAGGTTTTTGATTGCCAAAGTTTTATTGGAGGATAA
- the carA gene encoding glutamine-hydrolyzing carbamoyl-phosphate synthase small subunit, protein MSKALLVLADGTYFEGKGFGADGESIGEVVFNTSMTGYQEILTDPSYKGQIVTMTYTQIGNYGINMTDVESLNKPKVEGFIIKEYFDFPSNWRSQMTLSQYLKDNNIVAIEGIDTRALTRHLRNSGVQMGIISTVDSGPESLFEKVRAHPGISTLDLVKEVTTKEAYTWGEGCFTISPLRRFTSSPLLISDTKKVVVYDFGVKFNILRNLVDAGFNVSVVPAYTPAEAVLEMKPDGVLLSNGPGDPETVTYGIENVKKLIGKKPIFGICLGHQILGLAMGGRTYKLKFGHHGGNHPVKDLKTGRVEITAQNHNYCVDINSLKGQVRLTHQNLFDGSEEGMEHVEYPVFSVQHHPEAGPGPNDSTHLFKRFREMMEERC, encoded by the coding sequence ATGAGTAAGGCATTGCTTGTATTGGCTGATGGGACATACTTTGAGGGCAAAGGCTTTGGGGCTGATGGAGAATCTATAGGTGAGGTTGTCTTTAATACCTCAATGACAGGGTATCAAGAGATACTCACTGATCCATCATACAAGGGGCAGATAGTTACAATGACATACACACAGATAGGTAATTATGGCATAAATATGACAGATGTGGAATCTCTCAATAAGCCAAAGGTCGAGGGTTTTATCATTAAGGAGTATTTTGACTTTCCCAGTAACTGGCGATCTCAAATGACTCTATCGCAGTATCTTAAGGATAATAATATAGTTGCCATCGAGGGGATAGATACAAGGGCATTAACGAGACATTTAAGAAATAGCGGTGTTCAGATGGGAATTATTTCTACTGTTGATTCCGGTCCAGAGAGCCTTTTTGAAAAGGTGAGGGCTCATCCCGGAATATCAACCCTTGACCTTGTGAAAGAGGTGACAACTAAAGAGGCTTACACATGGGGGGAAGGGTGCTTTACCATTTCACCTCTTCGCCGCTTCACCTCTTCACCACTTTTAATCTCTGATACTAAAAAAGTGGTTGTCTATGACTTTGGAGTAAAGTTTAATATACTGAGAAACCTTGTTGATGCTGGTTTTAATGTGAGTGTTGTCCCCGCATATACACCAGCAGAGGCTGTTTTAGAGATGAAACCTGATGGAGTCCTCTTAAGCAACGGGCCCGGTGATCCTGAGACAGTTACCTATGGCATAGAGAATGTAAAAAAATTGATAGGTAAAAAGCCTATCTTTGGAATATGTCTCGGTCATCAGATACTCGGTCTTGCGATGGGCGGGAGGACATATAAATTAAAATTTGGACATCATGGAGGGAATCATCCTGTAAAGGATTTAAAGACAGGAAGGGTTGAAATAACAGCACAGAATCATAACTATTGCGTTGATATTAATAGCCTAAAAGGGCAGGTTAGATTGACCCACCAGAATCTTTTTGATGGATCAGAAGAAGGCATGGAGCATGTGGAATACCCTGTATTTTCTGTCCAGCACCATCCAGAGGCAGGCCCGGGTCCAAATGATTCAACGCATTTGTTTAAAAGGTTTAGGGAGATGATGGAGGAAAGATGTTAA
- a CDS encoding flavin reductase family protein, translated as MLKQIKSDIYHLMHPKMAFFLTSISKDGKPNVMACAWATPVSEEPPIMVVCVSKESYTAELIKQTKEFAINIPTKNLLKPLMICGKTSGRNTDKFLKAKLKQIKSNSLKTPLIDGCIGYIECKLFKVVDAGECYAFLGNVVHASADNRFFKKNAWTEDSEIPLHLSGAKMVYFKE; from the coding sequence ATGTTAAAGCAAATTAAATCCGATATTTATCACCTTATGCACCCAAAGATGGCTTTTTTTCTAACAAGCATAAGCAAAGATGGTAAGCCAAATGTGATGGCATGTGCGTGGGCAACACCTGTGAGCGAAGAGCCTCCCATTATGGTGGTCTGTGTGTCAAAAGAGAGTTACACCGCAGAGTTAATTAAACAGACAAAAGAGTTTGCTATCAACATTCCTACCAAAAATCTTTTGAAACCTCTCATGATATGTGGTAAGACATCAGGCAGAAATACAGACAAATTTCTTAAAGCAAAACTTAAGCAAATTAAATCTAACTCATTGAAAACACCTCTAATTGATGGATGTATCGGCTATATTGAGTGTAAGCTCTTCAAGGTTGTTGATGCTGGGGAATGTTATGCCTTTTTAGGCAATGTTGTTCATGCCAGTGCTGATAATAGATTTTTTAAAAAGAATGCATGGACAGAAGATTCTGAAATACCACTTCATCTAAGCGGTGCAAAGATGGTGTATTTTAAGGAATGA